One genomic window of Maribacter aquivivus includes the following:
- a CDS encoding sensor histidine kinase — translation MDIRLMKFLRKPKFFGTNEIKPWHHFLFWSVYFIFNTFRWSFIHNDFLLSLQTNLIGFPIHMFLAYLNAYYLMPVFIYTQKYVQYVIYILLALFIMLLIKYNLTYYLVSTDVMPESLDVIDSLTVGYAVQTMIGEVYVISFFTAIKLTIDWLRESSKLHDLEKRQLKTELRFLRSQISPHFFFNTLNNIYSLTLEKSDQAPEVILKLSELMRYLLYATKKQRQDLTSEINCIRNYIDLERIRFDDSLKIDMNISGNLDDCSISPMLLIPLIENCFKHGASKNIGEMKIKIDVKVEDGFMDFKVSNSIPNVNKEYVYPIKRGGIGLSNVKKRLELGYGKNDYDLKIFEENKMFNVFLKLKVI, via the coding sequence ATGGATATTAGATTGATGAAGTTTTTACGAAAGCCTAAGTTTTTCGGAACAAATGAAATCAAACCATGGCATCATTTTTTGTTCTGGTCTGTTTATTTCATCTTTAATACTTTTCGATGGTCATTTATTCATAATGATTTTTTACTTTCTCTACAGACTAATTTAATCGGCTTTCCTATCCATATGTTTTTGGCGTATTTAAATGCATATTATTTAATGCCTGTGTTTATTTATACTCAAAAGTATGTTCAATATGTCATCTATATACTCTTGGCATTATTTATAATGTTATTGATTAAGTATAATCTAACTTATTATTTGGTAAGTACAGATGTGATGCCAGAAAGTTTAGATGTAATTGATAGCTTAACAGTGGGTTATGCTGTGCAGACAATGATAGGTGAGGTATATGTAATATCGTTTTTTACAGCCATTAAATTAACGATTGATTGGCTTAGAGAGAGTAGTAAACTTCATGATTTAGAAAAGCGACAATTAAAAACCGAACTCCGTTTTTTACGTTCTCAGATTTCTCCACATTTCTTTTTCAATACATTAAATAATATATATTCTTTAACGCTAGAAAAATCTGATCAGGCACCTGAGGTTATTTTAAAATTGTCTGAACTGATGCGGTATTTATTGTATGCAACAAAAAAGCAACGACAAGATTTAACAAGTGAGATCAATTGTATTAGAAATTATATAGATTTGGAGCGTATTCGATTCGATGATTCTTTGAAAATAGATATGAATATATCAGGTAATCTTGATGACTGTAGTATATCGCCCATGTTATTGATTCCGCTAATTGAAAATTGCTTTAAGCATGGGGCAAGTAAGAATATAGGGGAAATGAAGATTAAAATTGACGTAAAGGTAGAGGATGGTTTTATGGATTTTAAAGTTTCTAATTCCATACCTAATGTCAATAAAGAGTATGTTTATCCAATAAAAAGAGGTGGTATTGGTCTATCGAATGTGAAGAAGCGTTTAGAGCTAGGCTATGGTAAAAATGATTATGATTTAAAGATATTCGAAGAGAATAAAATGTTCAATGTTTTTTTAAAGCTTAAGGTGATATGA
- a CDS encoding LytR/AlgR family response regulator transcription factor: MILKVIVVDDEPLAVNVLKNYIERVKELQLEGTFLNALDASTFLRDNQVDIMFLDINMPFLDGLEFLSTLDKKPFVIMTTAHEEHALKSFELEAIDYLVKPISLPRFFKSVDRVIKLKKGSDNGSSDKDDKPSIFVKVDKKKLQKIYLEEIMVIESLKDYIRIITPTAKYIIHRTLSSFTDELPGDNFLRIHRSYTIAVDKVSVVEGNSVEIGGIRYTIGRSYLTDAKSRILNDLTH, translated from the coding sequence ATGATTTTGAAAGTGATAGTTGTAGATGATGAACCGTTGGCAGTAAATGTGCTTAAAAACTATATAGAAAGAGTTAAAGAGTTGCAATTAGAAGGCACCTTTTTAAATGCTTTAGATGCGTCCACTTTTTTAAGAGACAACCAAGTTGATATTATGTTCTTGGACATTAATATGCCTTTTCTTGACGGATTAGAATTCTTGAGTACGCTAGATAAAAAACCATTTGTTATCATGACTACGGCACATGAAGAGCATGCATTAAAGAGTTTTGAACTTGAGGCTATAGATTATTTAGTAAAACCAATTTCATTACCACGTTTTTTTAAGTCTGTAGATAGAGTTATAAAACTAAAAAAAGGTTCTGATAATGGTTCGTCAGATAAAGACGATAAACCATCTATTTTTGTGAAGGTCGATAAAAAGAAGCTTCAGAAAATTTACCTTGAAGAGATTATGGTAATAGAAAGCCTAAAAGATTATATCAGAATTATTACTCCAACCGCTAAATATATCATTCATAGAACGCTAAGTAGTTTTACCGATGAGTTACCAGGCGATAATTTTCTTAGAATTCATAGATCGTATACTATTGCTGTGGATAAGGTGAGTGTGGTTGAAGGTAATAGTGTTGAAATTGGCGGTATTAGATATACCATTGGTAGAAGCTACTTAACAGATGCCAAAAGTAGAATATTGAATGATTTAACCCATTAA
- a CDS encoding tRNA1(Val) (adenine(37)-N6)-methyltransferase, producing MNEPFKFKQFSVNQDRCAMKIGTDGVLLGAWTNIENNPESILDIGAGTGVISLMLAQRCFAEVMDAIEIDADAYEQCVENFELSPWGDRLYCYHAGLDEFVDEIEDQYELIICNPPFYSETVTSGNLQRDQARQNEFLPFNELLEGVSKLLTENGLFTTILPFKEKESFIHMAADLGLFPKECLHVKGNPTAEIKRVLLAFSREEQECKTAELGIETDRHVYTAEYVDLTKEFYLKM from the coding sequence GTGAACGAGCCTTTTAAATTTAAACAATTCAGTGTTAATCAAGATCGCTGTGCCATGAAAATTGGTACTGACGGTGTTCTGCTAGGTGCATGGACAAATATTGAAAACAATCCAGAATCTATTCTTGATATTGGTGCTGGCACAGGTGTTATTTCGTTGATGCTGGCACAACGATGCTTTGCGGAAGTAATGGATGCCATAGAGATTGATGCAGATGCCTATGAGCAATGTGTGGAAAATTTTGAATTATCACCATGGGGCGATCGCTTATATTGCTACCATGCCGGTCTAGACGAGTTTGTAGATGAAATTGAAGACCAATATGAATTGATTATTTGTAACCCACCATTTTATTCTGAGACAGTAACTTCTGGAAATTTGCAACGTGATCAGGCGCGACAAAATGAGTTTCTTCCTTTCAACGAGCTTTTAGAGGGAGTTTCGAAATTGTTAACCGAAAACGGATTGTTCACTACAATTTTACCTTTTAAAGAAAAAGAGTCTTTTATACATATGGCAGCAGACTTAGGTTTGTTTCCAAAAGAATGTCTTCATGTAAAAGGCAACCCAACGGCAGAAATAAAGCGTGTACTTTTAGCGTTCTCTAGAGAAGAGCAAGAATGTAAGACTGCCGAGTTGGGCATTGAAACAGACAGGCATGTCTATACTGCTGAGTATGTGGACTTGACTAAAGAGTTTTATTTAAAAATGTAA
- a CDS encoding acyl-CoA dehydrogenase family protein, whose translation MRPDLFEAPDYYNLDDLLSEEHLLVRDAARQWVKRDVSPIIEEYAQKAEFPKQIIKGLAEIGAFGPYIPEEYGGAGLDQISYGLIMQEIERGDSGVRSTASVQSSLVMYPIFTYGTEEQRKKYLPKLASGEWMGSFGLTEPNHGSNPSGMETKYKDMGDHYLLNGAKLWISNSPFCDIAVVWAKNEEGRIHGLIVERGMEGFTTPETHNKWSLRASATGELIFDNVKVPKENLLPNKSGLGAPLGCLDSARFGIAWGAIGAAMDCYDTALRYAKERVQFGKPIAATQLQQKKLAEMITEITKAQLLAFRLGQLKNQGKATSAQISMAKRNNVEMAINIAREARQVLGGMGITGEYSIMRHMMNLESVITYEGTHDIHLLITGADITGMPAFQ comes from the coding sequence ATGAGACCAGATTTATTTGAAGCACCAGATTACTACAATTTAGATGATTTACTTTCTGAAGAGCATCTGTTAGTTCGTGATGCCGCACGCCAGTGGGTGAAGAGAGATGTATCTCCAATTATTGAAGAATATGCCCAAAAAGCAGAATTTCCAAAACAGATTATAAAAGGTCTTGCCGAGATAGGTGCTTTTGGTCCATATATTCCTGAGGAGTATGGTGGTGCCGGATTGGATCAAATCAGTTACGGACTCATCATGCAAGAAATTGAGAGAGGTGATAGTGGTGTTCGTTCTACGGCATCGGTACAATCGTCTTTAGTTATGTACCCTATATTCACCTATGGAACAGAAGAACAACGAAAAAAATACTTACCCAAATTAGCTTCTGGTGAATGGATGGGGTCTTTCGGATTAACCGAGCCTAACCATGGTTCTAACCCTAGCGGTATGGAAACCAAGTATAAAGATATGGGTGATCATTATCTTTTAAACGGAGCTAAACTTTGGATATCAAATTCACCTTTCTGTGATATTGCCGTTGTATGGGCAAAGAATGAAGAAGGTCGTATACACGGTTTAATTGTAGAGCGTGGTATGGAAGGTTTTACAACGCCAGAAACGCATAACAAGTGGTCTTTAAGAGCTTCTGCAACGGGAGAATTGATCTTTGATAATGTAAAAGTGCCTAAAGAAAATCTTTTGCCAAATAAATCTGGATTAGGTGCGCCATTAGGTTGTTTAGATTCAGCAAGATTCGGTATTGCTTGGGGTGCAATCGGTGCAGCTATGGATTGTTATGATACGGCATTAAGATATGCAAAAGAACGTGTGCAATTTGGTAAACCTATTGCCGCTACGCAATTACAGCAAAAGAAATTGGCAGAAATGATTACCGAAATTACTAAGGCGCAATTATTGGCGTTTAGATTGGGGCAATTAAAGAATCAAGGTAAAGCAACCTCTGCTCAGATCTCCATGGCGAAAAGGAACAATGTTGAAATGGCCATTAACATTGCTCGCGAAGCTAGACAAGTATTAGGTGGTATGGGTATTACTGGCGAATACAGTATTATGCGCCATATGATGAACTTAGAAAGTGTTATTACGTATGAGGGTACTCATGATATTCATTTGCTAATTACTGGTGCAGATATTACAGGAATGCCAGCTTTTCAATAA
- a CDS encoding GH1 family beta-glucosidase, protein MNASDFGEDFTWGVSTAAYQIEGGHDADGKGRSIWDKFTDTPKMIHNEDNANVSCDFYHKYKEDILLMKSMNIDNYRFSLSWTRILPYGIGTINAAGLDFYNKVIDFCLENEITPWVTLYHWDLPQILENKGGWTNRQIVTWFSEFTQVCANAFGDRVKHWMVLNEPMVFTGAGYFLGVHAPGKKGLKNFLPAAHHAVLCQSEGGRILRKLVPGAQIGTTFSCSQITPYRQNKRDKKTAIMVDALLNRLFIEPALGLGYPTIEAPILKKLQPYIQPTDMEDCKFDFDFIGIQNYTREKVKYSLLVPYIRAKIVKASKRNVEITLMDWEVYPPSIYNMIKKFGEYSQIKKIIITENGAAFKDTIDGEIITDLDRLNFLKRYLSEVLKAKQEGLNIHGYFVWTFTDNFEWAEGYFPRFGLVHIDFKTLKRTIKESGKWFSQFLSHKS, encoded by the coding sequence TTGAACGCATCAGATTTTGGTGAAGATTTTACATGGGGCGTATCAACGGCAGCATATCAAATTGAAGGTGGTCATGATGCAGATGGCAAAGGTCGATCCATTTGGGACAAGTTTACCGACACCCCGAAAATGATTCATAATGAAGACAATGCAAATGTCTCTTGCGATTTTTATCATAAGTATAAAGAAGATATTCTTTTGATGAAGTCTATGAATATTGACAACTATCGATTCTCATTATCGTGGACCAGAATTTTACCCTATGGTATAGGAACCATAAATGCGGCAGGATTAGATTTCTATAATAAGGTAATAGACTTTTGCCTAGAAAACGAAATTACACCTTGGGTTACGCTCTACCATTGGGATCTACCACAAATATTGGAAAATAAAGGAGGATGGACAAATAGACAGATTGTAACATGGTTCTCAGAATTTACGCAAGTCTGTGCCAATGCCTTTGGCGACCGGGTAAAACATTGGATGGTTTTAAATGAACCCATGGTATTCACAGGAGCTGGATATTTTTTAGGCGTACATGCACCCGGAAAAAAGGGATTAAAGAATTTTCTACCCGCTGCACACCACGCAGTTCTTTGTCAGTCGGAAGGTGGCAGAATACTCAGAAAATTAGTACCTGGCGCACAAATAGGCACTACATTTTCATGCTCACAAATTACCCCGTACAGACAGAATAAGCGAGATAAAAAAACTGCAATAATGGTCGATGCTTTGCTCAATCGTCTATTTATTGAACCCGCTCTAGGCTTAGGTTACCCCACAATTGAAGCTCCAATTCTAAAAAAATTGCAACCCTACATTCAGCCGACCGACATGGAAGACTGTAAGTTCGATTTTGATTTTATCGGAATTCAAAACTATACTCGTGAAAAGGTAAAATACAGTCTTTTAGTACCATATATAAGAGCTAAAATTGTAAAAGCCAGCAAACGAAATGTAGAAATCACCTTGATGGATTGGGAGGTGTACCCACCTAGTATTTACAATATGATCAAGAAATTCGGTGAGTATTCTCAGATTAAAAAAATAATTATCACAGAGAATGGCGCTGCATTTAAAGACACCATTGACGGAGAAATTATAACCGATTTAGACCGATTAAATTTTCTAAAACGTTATTTGAGTGAAGTTCTAAAAGCAAAACAAGAAGGTTTAAATATTCACGGGTATTTCGTGTGGACGTTTACTGACAACTTTGAATGGGCAGAAGGCTACTTCCCCAGATTCGGGTTGGTACATATCGATTTTAAAACACTTAAAAGAACAATCAAAGAATCAGGAAAATGGTTTTCTCAGTTTTTATCTCACAAGAGTTAA
- a CDS encoding glycosyltransferase family protein produces MKVLYAIQGTGNGHLSRARDVIPALLKHNISLDILVSGIQADIKLPYPIKYQLKGLSFIFGKKGGIDVWKTYYRANSLRLQKEIKSIPVEEYDLIINDFEPVTAWACKLKNKPCYSFSHQAAVLSNLAPKPKKKDRMGNWILNNYAPTSHQFGLHFKPYEANIYTPIIRNDVRSAAVSNGEHYTVYLPSYSDEKLLRFLSKMKNTKWEVFSKHNNYEYFSNNIHIKPITNEAFVKSMASSKGVFCGAGFETPAESLFMQKKLLVIPMKGQYEQQCNAAALSEMGVPVIKSLKKKHLAKLKDWLNTDTVVPVDYPDTTDQIVSKLLEESLVIR; encoded by the coding sequence ATGAAAGTATTATACGCAATACAAGGTACCGGCAACGGACATTTAAGCAGAGCACGAGACGTTATACCCGCTCTTTTAAAACACAACATTTCTTTAGACATTTTGGTGAGCGGTATACAAGCAGATATTAAGCTGCCCTACCCTATTAAATATCAATTAAAAGGGCTAAGTTTCATCTTTGGAAAAAAAGGAGGCATAGATGTTTGGAAGACCTATTACAGGGCAAACTCCCTTCGGTTACAGAAAGAAATCAAAAGCATACCTGTAGAAGAATATGACCTCATCATAAATGATTTTGAACCCGTAACGGCATGGGCATGTAAGTTAAAAAACAAACCTTGTTATAGTTTTAGTCACCAAGCTGCAGTACTATCTAATTTAGCTCCAAAGCCTAAGAAGAAAGACAGAATGGGCAATTGGATTTTGAATAATTACGCCCCTACAAGCCATCAATTCGGACTTCATTTCAAACCTTACGAAGCAAATATCTACACACCTATAATAAGAAACGATGTTCGTTCTGCTGCAGTTTCAAATGGTGAACATTATACGGTGTATTTACCGTCATATAGTGATGAAAAATTGTTGCGCTTTTTAAGCAAGATGAAAAACACAAAATGGGAGGTATTTTCAAAGCACAATAACTATGAATATTTCAGCAATAACATTCATATAAAACCCATTACAAATGAAGCCTTTGTAAAGAGCATGGCTTCTAGCAAAGGTGTATTTTGCGGAGCGGGTTTTGAAACCCCAGCAGAAAGTCTTTTCATGCAAAAGAAATTACTAGTAATACCCATGAAAGGACAATACGAACAGCAATGCAATGCCGCAGCATTATCAGAAATGGGAGTTCCTGTAATTAAATCACTTAAAAAAAAGCACTTAGCCAAACTGAAAGATTGGTTGAATACTGATACTGTTGTACCAGTAGATTATCCAGATACTACAGATCAAATCGTTTCAAAACTGCTAGAAGAATCCCTAGTAATTCGCTAA
- a CDS encoding UDP-2,3-diacylglucosamine diphosphatase — MKKRPVDIVVISDVHLGTYGCHAKELLKYMKSIKPKEVILNGDIVDIWQFSKRYFPKSHMKVIKLLLEWVAKGVPVHYITGNHDELLRKFSGNNMGSLSIVNKMVIPLADKKAWIFHGDVFDVTMQHSKWVAKLGAKGYDSLILLNRGINFVSKKMGRGPISMSKKIKNSVKSAVKFINDFEEIAADIAIENGYDYVICGHIHQPEIRKIKTDKGEVTYLNSGDWIENLTALEYHKGKWKLYSYLEDQLVIDHKEDSKEETFVLEKAELFESLLEEFRISGMTQQTK, encoded by the coding sequence ATGAAAAAAAGACCAGTTGACATTGTAGTCATTTCTGATGTTCATTTAGGAACATACGGGTGCCACGCTAAAGAGCTTTTAAAATACATGAAATCCATAAAGCCAAAAGAAGTAATTCTTAATGGTGATATTGTTGACATTTGGCAATTTAGTAAACGCTATTTTCCAAAATCTCACATGAAGGTAATTAAGCTTTTACTAGAGTGGGTTGCCAAAGGCGTACCTGTACATTATATTACCGGTAACCACGATGAACTGTTGCGTAAATTCTCTGGTAATAACATGGGGTCTTTAAGCATCGTTAATAAAATGGTGATTCCGCTTGCAGATAAAAAAGCATGGATTTTTCATGGTGATGTCTTTGATGTTACCATGCAACATAGTAAATGGGTTGCCAAACTTGGCGCTAAAGGGTACGACTCCTTAATTCTATTAAATAGAGGCATAAACTTCGTTAGCAAGAAAATGGGTAGAGGTCCGATCTCTATGTCTAAAAAAATAAAGAACAGTGTAAAATCTGCCGTTAAGTTTATTAACGACTTTGAAGAGATTGCTGCAGATATAGCTATAGAGAATGGTTATGACTATGTGATATGCGGACATATTCACCAACCAGAAATTCGTAAAATAAAGACGGACAAAGGTGAGGTCACCTATTTAAATTCGGGAGATTGGATCGAGAATTTAACAGCCCTTGAATACCATAAAGGAAAATGGAAGCTATACTCTTACCTAGAAGACCAACTTGTAATTGACCACAAAGAAGATAGCAAAGAGGAAACTTTTGTCTTAGAAAAGGCAGAGCTTTTTGAAAGTCTATTAGAAGAGTTTAGAATTAGTGGAATGACCCAACAGACCAAATGA
- a CDS encoding FdhF/YdeP family oxidoreductase, which produces MDAKTERNVSFRGSEDFFDIELKDPITHAAGYLGVREALKHTFKEMGVLRSMRTLLSMNQKDGFDCPSCAWPDPEHPSPVAEYCENGAKALGDEATTEKIGASFFQKNSVEELSQLTDYELNKFGRLVEPLILKPGSVYYEPISWQAAFDLIASELKKLNNPNEAIFYTSGRSSNEAAFIYGMFARALGTNNLPDCSNMCHESSGVALGETLGIGKGSTTLEDLYEAEVILIAGQNPGTNHPRMLSALEKCKKNGGKVISINPLEESGLVNFKNPQHLGGWIGGGEDMADIHLPVNINQDIPLVKLILKKLVALEEQSNDVFDHAFIEKYTDGYESLIADLKNYTSEELLAKTGVSEEKINETVALLASKSKIIVCWAMGLTQHKNGVENIREYINLLLLKGAIGKPNTGTCPVRGHSNVQGDRSVGIQHFVDTAMNKRIKEHLGFTPPDHEGLDVVGTLKAMYEGNAKVFMCLGGNFLMAASDTEYTAKGIQNCDLTIQVSTKLNRTHLITGKTALILPTIGRSEKDMKDGKPRHFTVENSMGRVKRSKGILKPAADTIMSEPEIIANMGHAYFGEGHSMNWKALGNDYELIRTQIDQVAKGFSKTEERSVGAGYYLPNNVRELDFSMLPNGKAQFSVNKLPEHKLAKDEYMLMTIRSHDQFNTTIYGLDDRYRGVYNARRVIFMNIDDMKAVGLKKLDVVDITSTYDDQIRTAHNFKVVPYNIPSGNLASYFPETNVLVPYNHFADRSKTPISKSVKVRLVKK; this is translated from the coding sequence ATGGATGCAAAAACCGAACGCAACGTCTCATTTAGAGGGTCAGAAGATTTTTTTGATATTGAATTAAAAGACCCCATTACACATGCCGCAGGCTATCTCGGTGTTCGTGAAGCTTTAAAACATACTTTTAAAGAAATGGGCGTTTTACGATCCATGCGTACTTTACTGAGCATGAATCAGAAAGACGGTTTCGATTGCCCAAGTTGCGCATGGCCAGACCCAGAACATCCATCTCCTGTAGCTGAATATTGCGAAAATGGGGCTAAAGCCTTAGGCGATGAAGCTACTACTGAAAAAATTGGCGCAAGTTTCTTTCAAAAGAACTCGGTTGAAGAATTGTCTCAATTAACTGACTATGAACTAAACAAATTTGGGCGTTTAGTAGAACCATTGATTTTAAAACCTGGTAGTGTTTACTACGAACCTATCTCTTGGCAAGCTGCTTTTGATTTAATCGCATCAGAATTAAAAAAACTAAATAACCCAAACGAGGCTATTTTTTACACCTCAGGAAGATCAAGTAACGAAGCCGCTTTCATATATGGTATGTTTGCCCGTGCTTTAGGCACCAATAACTTACCAGACTGCTCTAACATGTGCCATGAAAGTAGCGGTGTTGCTTTAGGTGAAACTTTAGGTATTGGTAAAGGATCAACAACTTTAGAAGATCTTTACGAAGCTGAGGTCATTTTAATAGCCGGTCAGAACCCAGGCACCAATCACCCAAGAATGTTATCTGCCCTAGAAAAATGCAAGAAAAATGGCGGCAAGGTGATTAGTATAAATCCGCTTGAGGAATCTGGATTAGTGAATTTTAAAAATCCGCAACATCTTGGCGGTTGGATAGGCGGCGGCGAAGACATGGCAGATATTCATTTACCGGTCAACATCAATCAAGACATCCCTTTGGTGAAATTGATCCTAAAGAAATTAGTTGCTTTAGAAGAACAATCAAATGATGTATTTGACCACGCCTTTATTGAAAAATATACAGATGGTTATGAGTCATTAATTGCTGACCTTAAGAATTATACATCAGAAGAACTATTAGCAAAAACAGGCGTATCCGAAGAAAAAATCAATGAAACTGTAGCGTTATTAGCTAGCAAATCTAAAATTATTGTATGTTGGGCTATGGGTCTTACACAGCATAAAAATGGAGTAGAAAATATAAGAGAATATATAAATCTTCTATTATTAAAAGGGGCCATAGGCAAACCAAATACGGGCACATGCCCAGTACGTGGTCATAGTAATGTACAAGGTGATCGTAGTGTTGGAATTCAGCATTTTGTTGACACGGCAATGAATAAACGTATTAAAGAACATTTAGGTTTTACCCCGCCAGATCACGAAGGTTTAGATGTTGTAGGTACGCTAAAAGCTATGTATGAAGGCAATGCTAAAGTATTTATGTGTTTGGGAGGAAACTTTTTAATGGCGGCTTCTGATACTGAATATACTGCCAAGGGTATTCAAAATTGCGACCTTACAATACAGGTAAGTACCAAATTGAACAGAACACACTTAATTACCGGCAAAACAGCCCTAATTCTCCCTACTATAGGTAGATCAGAGAAAGACATGAAAGATGGCAAACCACGTCATTTTACGGTAGAAAACAGTATGGGACGTGTAAAACGTTCTAAAGGGATTCTAAAACCTGCCGCGGACACCATAATGAGCGAGCCAGAGATTATCGCGAATATGGGACATGCATATTTCGGTGAAGGTCATTCTATGAATTGGAAGGCTCTTGGTAATGATTATGAATTAATCAGAACGCAGATAGATCAAGTTGCCAAAGGATTCAGCAAAACAGAAGAACGTTCTGTAGGTGCAGGTTACTACTTACCAAACAATGTACGTGAGTTAGATTTTAGCATGCTACCAAATGGAAAAGCACAATTTTCGGTCAATAAATTACCCGAGCACAAATTGGCTAAAGATGAGTACATGTTAATGACCATTCGTTCTCACGATCAATTCAATACCACTATTTATGGTCTTGATGATCGTTATAGAGGAGTATATAATGCAAGACGGGTAATTTTCATGAATATTGATGACATGAAAGCGGTCGGACTCAAAAAATTAGATGTGGTCGATATTACCAGTACTTATGATGACCAAATTAGAACTGCTCACAACTTTAAAGTAGTACCGTACAATATACCTTCAGGTAATTTGGCATCTTATTTTCCAGAAACTAATGTATTGGTACCCTACAATCATTTTGCCGACCGAAGCAAAACACCTATTAGCAAGTCTGTTAAAGTGAGATTGGTAAAGAAATAG
- a CDS encoding DUF7009 family protein, producing the protein MKIRIKGDSVRFRLTQSEVKSLSTNGEIYDSTNFGSQVFSYGVILTRDANQLRISFENNRVTLEMPETTGKVWFENDIITYDHTIKTTSGNELYLLLEKDFTCLDNTIEDQSDNYPNPKLS; encoded by the coding sequence ATGAAAATTAGAATAAAAGGTGATTCTGTTAGGTTTCGACTAACCCAATCAGAAGTTAAATCGCTCTCTACAAATGGCGAGATTTACGACAGCACTAATTTTGGAAGTCAGGTATTCAGTTACGGAGTTATTCTTACGCGTGATGCCAATCAATTACGAATTAGCTTTGAAAACAATCGGGTTACTTTAGAAATGCCAGAAACTACCGGTAAGGTTTGGTTTGAAAATGATATTATCACCTATGACCATACTATAAAAACAACATCTGGCAACGAACTCTACTTACTTTTAGAAAAAGATTTTACTTGTTTAGATAACACAATAGAAGATCAATCTGATAACTACCCAAACCCTAAGTTGAGTTAA
- a CDS encoding nucleotidyltransferase family protein: MTLLLMAAGSGSRYGKLKQFDDLGPNGEFLMEFAIYDAIQNNFEQIVVITKKENVSFLEEHLSKRIPSTIKLNVLAQELTDLPDGVTFTGERKKPWGTAHAVWTARKVIDGPFVVINADDFYGQSAYKKAADFMKSNDEAYALLGYTLKDTLSEHGSVSRGVCEVNGDNLVSVQERLKLVQKENNILDEDTNLEFTGDEQASMNFWVCRPSIFDKIESEFRTFLKDDDRIANSELYIPLMIQEMLQAKEIEVKCIPSGGDWFGVTYASDKEKAMSSLKEKSDSGKYPAPIWK; this comes from the coding sequence ATGACATTACTTTTAATGGCTGCCGGTAGCGGTAGTAGATATGGAAAGCTAAAACAATTTGATGATTTAGGTCCTAATGGTGAGTTTTTAATGGAGTTTGCCATTTATGACGCCATCCAGAATAATTTTGAGCAAATTGTAGTTATTACCAAAAAAGAGAACGTTTCTTTTTTAGAAGAGCATCTTTCTAAAAGAATACCAAGTACTATAAAATTAAATGTTCTTGCCCAAGAACTTACAGATTTACCTGATGGAGTTACCTTCACTGGTGAGCGTAAGAAACCATGGGGTACGGCACATGCAGTTTGGACCGCAAGAAAAGTAATCGACGGACCATTTGTAGTTATCAATGCCGATGATTTTTACGGACAATCTGCTTACAAAAAAGCTGCTGATTTCATGAAATCTAATGATGAAGCATATGCACTTTTAGGATACACTTTAAAAGATACTTTATCTGAACACGGTTCAGTTTCTAGAGGCGTTTGTGAAGTAAACGGAGATAATTTAGTTTCTGTTCAAGAGCGTTTAAAATTGGTTCAAAAAGAGAATAATATTCTTGATGAGGATACTAACCTAGAGTTTACTGGTGATGAACAAGCTAGTATGAATTTTTGGGTATGTAGACCTTCTATCTTTGATAAAATAGAATCTGAATTCAGAACTTTCTTGAAAGACGATGACCGTATTGCTAACAGCGAATTGTACATTCCTTTAATGATACAAGAAATGCTTCAAGCAAAAGAGATTGAAGTAAAATGTATACCTTCTGGCGGAGACTGGTTTGGTGTTACGTATGCAAGTGATAAAGAAAAAGCAATGAGTAGCTTAAAAGAAAAATCTGATTCAGGTAAATACCCTGCTCCTATTTGGAAATAA